From Kineosporia succinea, the proteins below share one genomic window:
- a CDS encoding succinate dehydrogenase/fumarate reductase iron-sulfur subunit, translating into MKLKLKIWRQKNAADAGAMVSYDIDGVSPDMSFLEMLDTLNEKLILDGEDPVAFDHDCREGICGSCGVVINGEAHGPEQTTACQLHMRAFSDGEEIIIEPWRAAPFPVIKDLVVNRSAFDRIIGAGGYITAPTGSAPEGNSTRIPKPDADEAFANATCIGCGACVAACPNGSASLFVSAKVTHLNLLPQGQPERESRVLNMVEQMDAEGFGGCTNTGMCTVSCPKEIPFVSIANLNKEYRRAVKSGRKG; encoded by the coding sequence ATGAAGCTCAAGCTGAAGATCTGGCGGCAGAAGAACGCCGCCGACGCCGGCGCGATGGTGTCCTACGACATCGACGGCGTCTCGCCCGACATGTCGTTCCTGGAGATGCTCGACACCCTCAACGAGAAGCTGATTCTCGACGGTGAGGACCCGGTGGCGTTCGACCACGACTGCCGGGAGGGCATCTGCGGCAGCTGCGGCGTCGTGATCAACGGTGAGGCGCACGGTCCCGAGCAGACCACCGCCTGCCAGCTGCACATGCGTGCCTTCTCGGACGGCGAGGAGATCATCATCGAGCCGTGGCGCGCGGCGCCCTTCCCGGTCATCAAAGACCTGGTGGTCAACCGCAGCGCGTTCGACCGGATCATCGGCGCGGGTGGCTACATCACCGCCCCCACCGGTTCCGCGCCCGAGGGCAACAGCACCCGCATCCCCAAGCCCGACGCCGACGAGGCGTTCGCCAACGCGACCTGCATCGGCTGCGGCGCCTGCGTGGCGGCCTGCCCCAACGGCTCGGCCTCGCTGTTCGTCTCGGCCAAGGTCACGCACCTCAACCTGCTGCCCCAGGGCCAGCCGGAGCGCGAGTCGCGGGTGCTGAACATGGTCGAGCAGATGGACGCGGAGGGCTTCGGTGGCTGCACCAACACCGGTATGTGCACGGTGTCGTGCCCCAAGGAGATCCCGTTCGTCAGCATCGCGAACCTGAACAAGGAGTACCGCCGCGCGGTGAAGTCGGGCCGCAAGGGCTGA
- the hisH gene encoding imidazole glycerol phosphate synthase subunit HisH has protein sequence MTSPQVVVLDYGSGNVRSAVRALERAGAEVELTADFHRALDAEGLVVPGVGAFASVAEQLRAVGGHRLIGRRLAGGRPVLGICVGLQVLFEKSSEFGRDDVEGLGEWPGTVELLPSSVVPHMGWNTVETPDDTRLFAGIEHERFYFVHSYAVQKWELPSPGDPLAVLKPPLVTWSEHGGRFVAAVENGPLTATQFHPEKSGDAGIQLLRNWLATV, from the coding sequence ATGACTTCACCCCAGGTCGTGGTGCTGGACTACGGCTCCGGCAACGTCCGCTCCGCCGTCCGCGCGCTGGAGCGCGCCGGTGCCGAGGTGGAGCTGACCGCCGACTTCCATCGCGCGCTGGACGCGGAGGGGCTCGTGGTGCCCGGCGTGGGTGCCTTCGCATCGGTCGCCGAGCAGTTGCGCGCGGTCGGGGGGCACCGGCTGATCGGCCGTCGCCTGGCCGGTGGCCGTCCGGTGCTGGGGATCTGCGTGGGTCTGCAGGTGCTGTTCGAGAAGTCCTCCGAGTTCGGGCGCGACGACGTCGAGGGCCTGGGGGAGTGGCCCGGCACGGTCGAGCTGCTGCCGTCCTCGGTGGTGCCGCACATGGGCTGGAACACCGTCGAGACCCCCGACGACACCCGGCTCTTCGCCGGCATCGAGCACGAGCGCTTCTACTTCGTGCACTCCTACGCCGTGCAGAAGTGGGAGCTCCCCTCGCCCGGCGACCCGCTGGCGGTGCTCAAGCCGCCGCTGGTCACCTGGTCCGAGCACGGCGGCCGGTTCGTCGCCGCCGTCGAGAACGGCCCGCTCACGGCCACGCAGTTCCACCCGGAGAAGTCCGGTGACGCGGGCATCCAGCTGCTGCGCAACTGGCTGGCCACGGTCTGA